From Montipora foliosa isolate CH-2021 chromosome 6, ASM3666993v2, whole genome shotgun sequence, a single genomic window includes:
- the LOC138008493 gene encoding uncharacterized protein codes for MSVHTRKISRLLYTELDVDEHISNISSYELSFFQKLVLCRGLKFAIPQRISNIEIKASFEKAYWNLERHLNRENSKELAAATLRSIALNYINRKGPSPPKQLLTAIKQLKRRDDIVITKPDKGSGVVVMDKSKYIHLLSEASVNDTSKFRPVPSERQKTRSRPPKHYHPLFAKEALVQSTITRILPHAVAQSLRPTGSRLAHLYGLPKTHKEKLAMRPILSATNTYNYALAKWLDNKLKPLSLNQHTVTDIFDFVNELPRDLNITPGDLLVSYDVSSLFTNVPLDETIKILADRAFSNNWFNSEYDLNISKQDLIDLLGVATKGQLFQFNGSLYEQIDGVAMGSPLGPLLANVFMSSIEEKLDVEGKLPPYYRRYVDDTLTVMPDLSTARDFLNTLNHAHAAIKFTMEIENGGMLPFLGIQLLNRAPRIETKVFVKPTNSGLLLHYHSHVDNRHKHGLLTTMLDRAYRLSSSWSYFTEECERLKSVFSKLKYPKHLVDSIVKNFLNLRVADQSPLQSKSTTDNTTRVVIPFKDQESANIVKTQIKDLSVKLQTVVQPVFTSRKIAQEFSTSELKPQLIDQQCVVYNFKCDQCDAGYVGYTRGHLFVRVDGHRSKTSSVRKHYDNRHAGRIPDDLHNCFNVLKKCQNKFDCLVHEMLLIKQLRPCLNVQSDSIRAKVFV; via the coding sequence ATGTCTGTGCACACTCGTAAGATCTCGAGGTTGCTATACACAGAACTCGATGTCGACGAGCATATCTCAAACATCTCCTCGTATGAACTCAGTTTCTTTCAGAAATTGGTTCTCTGTCGAGGCTTAAAGTTCGCCATACCCCAGCGTATCTCAAACATTGAGATTAAGGCGAGCTTTGAGAAGGCCTACTGGAACTTGGAACGGCATCTAAACAGAGAGAACTCTAAGGAACTGGCGGCTGCCACATTAAGATCTATAGCTCTCAATTACATCAACCGTAAAGGTCCGAGTCCTCCCAAACAGCTTTTGACAGCCATTAAACAACTAAAACGCCGCGATGATATCGTCATAACAAAACCGGATAAAGGCTCAGGCGTCGTGGTAATGGACAAGTCGAAATATATACATCTACTATCCGAAGCTTCTGTTAATGACACCAGCAAATTTCGTCCCGTCCCTTCAGAACGACAAAAAACCAGAAGCAGACCACCCAAGCACTATCACCCGCTTTTTGCAAAGGAGGCTCTTGTACAATCTACCATCACTAGGATCCTCCCCCACGCTGTGGCTCAGTCCCTTCGACCGACCGGTTCTAGACTGGCACACCTGTACGGCTTACCGAAAACGCACAAGGAGAAATTAGCCATGCGACCGATCCTATCAGCAACTAATACGTATAATTATGCTCTGGCGAAGTGGTTGGACAACAAGCTCAAACCGTTGTCGTTAAATCAGCACACAGTCACGGATATTTTCGACTTTGTGAACGAATTACCGCGAGACCTCAACATAACACCTGGTGATTTACTGGTATCCTATGATGTGTCCTCGCTGTTCACGAATGTACCCTTGGATGAAACCATTAAGATTCTCGCGGACAGAGCCTTTAGTAACAACTGGTTTAATTCTGAGTACGATTTGAATATTTCGAAGCAGGACCTTATCGATCTTTTGGGTGTGGCTACCAAGGGCCAgcttttccaatttaatggcTCCCTGTACGAACAGATCGACGGTGTAGCGATGGGGTCCCCCCTTGGGCCCTTGCTAGCCAACGTATTCATGTCGTCTATTGAAGAGAAATTAGATGTTGAGGGCAAGCTGCCACCTTATTATCGTCGATATGTTGACGACACACTCACTGTGATGCCTGATTTGTCTACAGCAAGGGACTTCCTCAACACCCTCAACCACGCCCACGCCGCCATCAAGTTCACTATGGAGATCGAAAATGGTGGAATGCTCCCCTTCCTCGGTATTCAACTCCTAAACCGAGCGCCCCGTATTGAGACTAAAGTATTCGTGAAGCCAACAAACAGTGGTCTGCTCCTCCATTACCACAGTCATGTCGATAATAGGCACAAGCACGGCCTATTGACAACTATGCTCGATCGCGCATATCGCCTGTCTTCGTCGTGGTCCTACTTCACTGAGGAGTGTGAACGACTGAAGTCTGTGTTCTCTAAACTGAAGTATCCCAAGCACCTTGTGGACTCCATTGTTAAAAACTTCCTAAACTTAAGGGTCGCCGACCAGTCTCCATTGCAATCAAAATCTACGACAGACAACACTACTCGGGTCGTCATACCCTTTAAAGACCAGGAGTCTGCTAATATCGTGAAGACACAGATAAAAGATCTTAGTGTGAAGCTCCAGACTGTTGTCCAACCAGTGTTTACGAGCCGCAAGATTGCCCAGGAGTTCTCGACAAGCGAATTAAAGCCTCAGCTCATtgatcaacaatgcgttgtgtataacTTCAAGTGTGACCAGTGCGATGCTGGTTATGTCGGATACACCCGTGGCCATCTGTTCGTACGCGTTGATGGACATAGAAGCAAGACCTCGTCAGTGCGCAAACACTATGATAATAGACACGCAGGCAGGATTCCGGATGACCTTCACAATTGTTTTAACGtgttgaaaaaatgccagaacaagttcgATTGTCTAGTTCATGAGATGctactcattaaacaattacgaccgtgtttaaatgtacaatcagactcaattcgggctaaggtctttgtctaa
- the LOC138008495 gene encoding uncharacterized protein: protein MCNELLLIRDDFNIHMDVPSDADTIRLKDLLNSMGLVQHVKRPTHIHGHTLDFIITRQADDIVDGEPLPERYFTDHATVICKLSVMRPAPRIKHAEYRKLKSIDITKLRKASRNSQLHQDPPDDLNMLLDCYNTTFKSLLDEHAPVCSRYVITRSRPPLFNDNIIQARRDMRNAERRWRKTRLPSDLVVFKVKRNYVVHLMNEARCTHYRPFIDKNSSDQSKLFRASKSLLNLQEDKSLPPHTNASVLANEMGEYFIHKVVAIRSKLAGDAVPHAVSTECAPHGSSSTDDVVTLSEFQSLSEEAVRKMAVASMDACALDPFPSSI from the coding sequence ATGTGTAATGAGTTACTGTTAATACGTGACGACTTTAATATTCACATGGACGTTCCGTCAGATGCTGACACCATCCGGCTCAAGGACCTGTTGAACTCTATGGGTCTGGTCCAGCATGTTAAACGACCCACTCACATACATGGCCACACCTTGGACTTCATTATCACACGGCAGGCCGATGATATTGTGGATGGTGAACCCCTTCCGGAGAGATATTTCACTGACCATGCTACCGTGATATGTAAGCTGAGCGTGATGAGGCCTGCGCCAAGAATTAAGCATGCTGAATACAGGAAACTCAAATCAATTGACATAACCAAGTTGAGAAAAGCTAGTCGTAACTCCCAGCTACATCAAGACCCGCCTGATGATTTGAACATGCTGCTCGACTGTTATAATACGACTTTTAAATCGCTATTAGACGAACACGCGCCGGTTTGTTCTCGTTATGTCATCACTCGATCCAGGCCCCCATTGTTTAATGATAACATAATTCAGGCCCGAAGGGACATGAGGAATGCCGAGAGAAGATGGAGGAAAACTAGACTCCCATCAGATCTAGTAGTATTCAAAGTTAAGCGGAATTATGTTGTACATCTGATGAACGAAGCTAGGTGTACTCATTACAGGCCATTTATTGACAAGAACAGTTCGGACCAATCAAAGCTGTTCCGGGCTAGTAAGAGTCTATTAAATCTGCAAGAGGACAAGTCTCTTCCACCTCATACTAACGCCTCTGTTCTCGCAAATGAGATGGGTGAATACTTCATCCATAAAGTAGTTGCTATAAGATCAAAGTTAGCCGGTGACGCGGTCCCTCACGCGGTTTCTACTGAGTGTGCGCCTCACGGTTCATCGAGTACTGATGACGTTGTCACGCTATCAGAGTTTCAATCTCTCTCTGAGGAGGCCGTAAGGAAGATGGCTGTGGCTTCCATGGACGCATGTGCTCTGGACCCTTTCCCGTCATCCATCTAG